The region tagttctttgctttctgccataagggtggtgtcatttgcatatctgaggttattgatatttctcctggcaatcttgattccagcttgtgcttcctccagcccagcgtttctcatgatgtattctgcatatgagttaagtgagcaaggtgacaatatacagccttgatgtactcctttccctgtttggaaccagtctgttgttccatgtccaattctaactgttgcttcctgacctgcatacaggtttctcaagaggcaggtcaggtggtctggtattcccatctctttcaaaattttccacagtttactatgatccacagagtcaaaggctttggcatagtaaataaagcagaaatagatgtttttctggaattctcttgcttttcaatgatccagcagatgttggcaatttgatctctggttcctctgccttttctaaaaccatcttgaacatctggaaattcatgattcacgtaatgttgaagcctggcttggagaattttaagcattactttactgacatgtgagatgagtgcaattgtgctttagtttgagcattctttggcattgcctttctttggaactggaatgaaaactgatcttttccattcctgtggccactgctgagttttccaaatttgttggcatattgagtgcagcactttcacagcatcatctttaaggatttgaaataactcaactggaattctatcacttccactagctttgttcatagtgatgcttcctaaggcccactcaacttcacattccagaatgtctggctctaggtgagtgatcacaccattgtgattatctgggtcatgaagatcttttttgtacagttcttctgtgtattcttgccacctcttcttaatatcttctgcttctgttaggtccataccatttctgtcctttatcgagcctatcttcacatctttgactgtgtggaccacaacaaactgtggaaaattctgaaggaaatgggaataccaggccatctgacctgcctcttgagaaacgtgtatgcagatcaggaagcaacagttagaaggaaatggcaacccactccagtgttcttgcctggagaatcccagggacgggggagcctggtgggctgccgtctatggggtcatacagagtcggacacgactgaagtgacttagcagtagcagcagcagagtacatcatgagaaatgctgggctggatgaagcacaagctggaatcaagtttgctgggaaacatatcaataacctcagatatgcagatgacaccacccttatggcagaaagcaaagaactaaagagcctcttgataaaagtgaaagaggagagtgaaaaagttggcttaaagctcaacattcagaaaactaagatcatggcatctggtcccatcacttcatggcaaataaatggggaaacagtgacaagctttactttttttggctccaaaatcattgcagatggtgagtgcagccatgaaatgaaaagacgcttgctccttggaagaaaagttatgaccaacctagacagtttattaaaaagcagagacactactttgccaacaaaagtctgtctagtcaaaactatggtttttccagtggtcatgtatggatttgagagttgaactataaagaaagctgagcgccgaagaattgatgcttttgagctgtggtgttgaagaagactcttgagagtctcttggtctccaaggagatccaaccagtccatcctaaaggagatcagtcctgaatattcattggaaggtgaatgaatgaatgggtcaTTCATGGAAGGTGACTGAATGGATTCATTCATGGAAGGTGAATGAATAGATTCATTCATGGAAGGTGAATAAATCAGcttcactgatgctgaagctgaaattccaatactctggccacctgattcaataactgactcattggaaaagaccctgattctgggaaagattgaaggcaggagaaggggataacaaacgatgagatggttggatggcattacccactcaatggacatgagttgagtaaactccgggagttggtgatggacagggagacctggagtgctgcagtccatggggtcccaaagagtcggacaagactaagtgactgaactgacctgaactgaactgaaccccagtaATTTACAAATGTAAGTTGATAATTACATATTGTAGTACAGAATGTTCTCTATTGTTAAATGGGATTGCAATTCACACATAAATGTAAGTCAAGCACCAGGTAAAGATTCAtggggctcagacagtacagcCACTATAATCTGGTTTTCAATATGACTAActacaactctttttttttttttccaaaaataaaatgataggtCTCAAGGTAACAAAAAAgctattttcttcccttcttatGCCAAATGTTTCTTCGTACATTTTTGCTTATTAATGTCGATTAAAATTTCTCAGAACCCAGAATTTCTAGTTCATGCTCTGTGCTTCCTGAAACCAGTCTGGTTAAGCTCATCAGCCCCTGCCCTGTTCCCACAGCTGCTGCCAACTGTCCAGCGTGTTAGAGTAATCAGCAAATGTTCAAGAAGGGTGGTGAGGGCCTTTGGGATTTATTTCAGGGTTTctttctaagggaaaaaaaaatctttttaaaagagagtTCCAGTGTGAATAAGTTTTTCAAAGTACCAAACAATCTCACAAAACTCACAAGTTTTTATTCTCCAAAGTAGCTCTGGGCCCTCTTCCACACACGTCAAGAGGGCATCTAGGGATACTTGCCTAGGTCAGCACACCTtttctgtaaagagtcagatagtaAATATGCAGGCTCAGCACACCCCACACATTGCTGTCACACACTCTTTTTTGTGGTTTATAACagcccttcaaaaaaaaaatgtaaaaccattcttagctctgGGCAGATTCTGTCCACTAGCTATCCTGTGTTGACTCCTGGTTTAGGGTCCAGGGAAAAGGCAGTGCACAGAGATGGGAgaatgtacttttttttcttttactttttattttaaattgcagtatagccgattaacaatgttgtggcagtttcaggtggacagcaaagggactcagccacaggGAGGAGGTATTCGGACCTGGGccagcatggacagaggagcctggcaggttacagaccACAccgtggcaaagagtcagacacgacttaccaactaaacaacaatagcaacaaacaaGCCTCTTAGCTCTGCGTCCTCTTGGTCCAGCTTCACCTGTTTCCTCAATAGACAAGCAGAGGATTTGGACTGGAAACTTCTCAGGCTCCTTCGAGGATTCTGTGAGTGCCCCCAGATAACCTCGCTCAAGCTATCTCCCGCTGTTGCCATGCACCACCTCTGTGTTCCTTCCAGGCCACAGCGTCATTCAGAACCTCAGCCTGTCCTCTCCTCCTCAGGCAGCCCTCCCCAGAGCCACATGCTCAAGGGAAGACAGAACAGGAAAGAACCACATCTGCCCAGGAAGACACAGGGCCACCCGAAAGAAAGCCAGCCACTCACCCGAGGCAGGATGCCTTGTTTCTTGCAGCTGGACCCTCCGATGAAGACCATGTTGGGCATCACTGGTCTGGGATACTCGAACACAAAGTCGTATCTTAGCAGCCAAATGGAGGCCTTCTGATACAAGGCCGGCAAGTGCACCTGTCTCCCAAGGACTTCCTCCGCCAGGTCTTCGTACTTGGAATACAGCGCATAGAGCAAAATGTTCTCCAGGTAACTCACCAGGAAGTTGGCCACCCTTTGGAGGAAGGTCATCTTGTCTGAAAACTGAGTGTAGTACCTGGGGACGTAGGACAAAGGGCTTGGAGTCCTGGTGAACGTGTTCTCCAGGGCACAGGGAAAGCCCCTGAAGAGATACACAGAGGGCAGGTTCAGGTACTCGGCCAGGATCACCCCGCAAGGTAAGGCCGGGTCTGTGAACAGGGCATCGAACTTGCTCTCCCGGAGGAAGCGCAGGGTGTCCGAGTGCCTCAGGAGACTCTGGCAGTTGAGAAAGTACATGTTGATGACGATCATGTTGTTCCTATACTCCACCATAGGGGCAGTCACCAGCCAGCGTGGAGAAAAGTGGTGTTTCCCGAAGGAACGGTAACGGGCTTCCAGCTCCTCCTGGTCGTAGGGCACTGGGTGGATTCTCCTTGTGTAGTGCTTGGACTCTTGGAGGAGCAGGTTGACTTTGGGCACCACCACCACGATCTCATGCCCTTTCTCGCTGAGACGTTCAGTGATGTCCTTCATGCTGAGCCAGTGGCTTCCATCCTGAGGGACCACCAGCAGCCTGTCCCCCAGGGCGAAGCCCCAAAGTGCTAAGAAGAAAACTGCCACAGAAACTCTGCGAAGAAGGCAAGCCATGCTGGAGGAGGATGGGCAGATAGCAACAAGAATAATTTACAGGCTCCAAATGGCCAAGCTCGGggagaatttcttctttttttatcccTCAATGAATCCCTGCCCTTCACAGACCCAGCCTACCTCTCCTTGCCCTGAACTGTCCTATTACATGAAGGAATGTAAATTAATGTTTAACCACTTTCAAGCACATGGCTAACTTGCAACAACCAGGCCCCTTACCGGCATTCACCTGAGCCTCTcgatttatttttgtctctgtctGCATCCCCAACAATGGGTCTGTCCCAGTCCCACTGGGGGACATCTCAGAGGGTCCCGGGGGCTGGCTTCAGCCCTCCATCCTGAGCAGTTCCCACCCGGGATTCTGCAGCACCCGTGACCATGTCCATGGACAAATATCTATCAGGGCTTCCCCACTTGTCAACTTTTCTCATTCCCGAATGCAAGGTGAACAGATGCAAGTTCAGGCCTctgaacaacaacacagcagAGCTGGTCACTCCAAATCCTGGTTACCTGGTTACCACAGCGACGGCTGGATTCAAAGGAGGATGAAGAAAGCTACCCTGGCAGAGAGGAGTctgaccttcctcccaccccacttcTCCTGGTCTCACCACTGTGCCTGGGGGCTCTCTGTTATATCAGAAGACAAAAGGAATCCCAacagggggcttccccggtggcttcgGAATCAAgtgtccacctgccagtgcaggagaccggggtttgatccctggcccaggaagatcccaagtcccacaactactgaagccttcaGAGCacacactctgcaacaagagaaacctcCAAGATGAGAAGCTGGCGGAacactggagagtagcccccgcttgccacaactagagataaAAAGCCCCGCCACAGCAAAGacagcagcacagccaaaattaaacaaataaaattattttaaaaaataatcccaaCAGATATGTGCTCGAAGACCACAATGCCCACTCTGACTGTGGTTAAGAACAGAAATTCTAAAGTCTGTAGCCTCCCCTTCCTCACCCACCCCTGACCCCAGCAGCACAACCCACTGCTCTGCACCTGAATTACCGCATCTCCCACAGAGGGTTCCATCTAGAATTAGTGAGTTAATCTGCTAATCCGAGAGTGTGAGCACCAGGGCACGTCCCTCAGAGGGGCTTCCTCTGGCTCTGATCAGGCAGCTGGGTTCTGTGTGGATTAACCGAGAAGCCCTCTGCTGGGCAAAAGCAAATCCTCAAATTGTCTcaagggggacttccctagtggtccagggatTGGAagtctgcctggcaatgcagggatGCGGGCCTAAgccctggccggggaactaggatcccaaataactttgttgttattgctgctcagtcactaagttttgtcctACACTTTGCGACTtcacggactgtagcacatcaggctcctctgtcctctactatctcccggagcttgctaaaattcatgtccattgagtcagtgatgccatccaaccatctcatcctctcctaccctcttcttctgccttcaatctttccctgcatcagggtcttttccaatgagttggctctttccattaaggggccaaagtactggagcttcagcttcagcatcagtccttccagtgaatattcaggactgattttctttaggatggactggtttggtctccttgcagtccaaggaactctcaagagtcttctccagcaccataattcaaaagcttccattctttggtgctcagccttctttatggcccaactcttacatctatacatgactactaggaaaaccacaactttggctagatggatctttatcggcaaagtgatgtctctgctttttaatacgccgtCTAGGTTTGTCCAGATGGCATGCCATAGAGAAACTcggcctgcgtgccacaactagagagtgtgtgcaacaaagatcctgcacgctgtaactaagacccaaggcagcctaataattaactaattttaagataaaatctCAAAGAGTGAAAGTTCCAAGTTGCTTACTGAGAATGGAAAGAGGATAGGAGGAATAAAAGAGGCAGGAGAGACAGTGGGAAAATGTGAAAAAGGAGAGAATGTAGAAATATAAAACAAGGGGAAAG is a window of Ovis aries strain OAR_USU_Benz2616 breed Rambouillet chromosome 1, ARS-UI_Ramb_v3.0, whole genome shotgun sequence DNA encoding:
- the UGT1A6 gene encoding UDP-glucuronosyltransferase 1-6 precursor, with product MACLLRRVSVAVFFLALWGFALGDRLLVVPQDGSHWLSMKDITERLSEKGHEIVVVVPKVNLLLQESKHYTRRIHPVPYDQEELEARYRSFGKHHFSPRWLVTAPMVEYRNNMIVINMYFLNCQSLLRHSDTLRFLRESKFDALFTDPALPCGVILAEYLNLPSVYLFRGFPCALENTFTRTPSPLSYVPRYYTQFSDKMTFLQRVANFLVSYLENILLYALYSKYEDLAEEVLGRQVHLPALYQKASIWLLRYDFVFEYPRPVMPNMVFIGGSSCKKQGILPREFEAYVNASGEHGIVIFSLGSMVSEIPEQKAMEIADALGKIPQTVLWRYTGTPPPNLAKNTKLVKWLPQNDLLGHPKTRAFITHSGSHGVYEGICNGVPMVMMPLFGDQMDNAKRMETRGAGITLNVLEMSSGDLENALKAVINEKSYKENIMRLSRLHKDRPIEPLDLAVFWVEFVMRHKGASHLRPAAHDLTWYQYHSLDVIGFLLAVTLTVIFITFKACAFTFRKCFGKKERVKKSHKSKTH